One genomic segment of Nerophis lumbriciformis linkage group LG20, RoL_Nlum_v2.1, whole genome shotgun sequence includes these proteins:
- the LOC133619585 gene encoding uncharacterized protein isoform X3 has product MESLYKRKMFASMRKTKTDLSKKREIGLPASILDDSDEGSFSSSSSSRSQSDFHSSPEDSDQDEWKRTDSGDTSSDHSRSVTRKKRSFLGGRDSSSSSSSSSSSSSTGKDDDDDDDDGGDGGKKKKDDASQVKKMGPPRKRSRLQRQDDSDSDGADEKRKKEATEKAKRRQRHNKLLALSKRMKARVPSRRWNRVKQIWRTAQRKRLQKV; this is encoded by the coding sequence ATGGAGAGTTTGTACAAGCGCAAAATGTTCGCTTCAATGCGCAAAACCAAGACCGACCTGTCGAAGAAGAGGGAGATCGGCTTGCCCGCGTCCATCCTGGACGACAGTGACGAAGGCTCCTTCTCCTCGTCCTCGTCCTCCAGGTCCCAGTCCGACTTCCACAGCTCCCCTGAGGACAGCGACCAGGACGAGTGGAAAAGGACTGACTCCGGGGACACTTCCAGCGACCACAGCCGCTCCGTGACTCGCAAGAAGCGGTCCTTCCTGGGAGGACGGGACAGCTCGTCCTCATCCTCGTCCTCATCCTCATCTTCCAGCACTGgcaaagatgatgatgatgatgatgatgatggtggtgatggggggaagaagaagaaggatgatGCAAGTCAAGTGAAGAAGATGGGGCCGCCACGGAAGAGGAGTCGGCTCCAGCGACAAGATGATTCGGACTCGGACGGCGCGGACGAGAAGCGGAAAAAAGAAGCGACTGAGAAGGCCAAGAGGAGACAAAGACACAACAAGCTGCTGGCGCTGTCCAAGAGGATGAAGGCCCGGGTTCCGAGTCGCAGGTGGAACCGTGTCAAACAG